DNA from Patescibacteria group bacterium:
CTTGTCGTATGTTTTCTGCGCCTGCTCAACCTGAATGCGCGTTGGCGCAACGTCAACCTCGCGCGGCGGCGCGATATTCGCATTATATTGCGCCTGGGCGTTCTCTAAAGACATTTTCTTAGAGACAACATCCGATTCGGCGGAATCAAGAGACTCCTTAATATCAAGCAAACTTTGCTCGTAAGTGCTCTGGGCGGATGTAAAATTGTTTTCGGCCGACTGTAAAGCGGATTCAGCATCAACCTGATTGTTCCCGCCGCTAATCAAAAACGCCGTGTAATCCAAATTGGCATTGGTTATATTTTGTGTGGCGGTTTGCATACTCGCCATTGCCGAAAGCATTGCTGATTCATACGATGAAGCCGATGACCGGTAGCTATCGAGCGTGTTCTGTGTAAGACTTGTTGCGGAAACCGTATTGATCAACACCATATAAACATCATGCGAAAGCTGGTGCATTGCCCGCAACGCATCAGGAGCCTGATTCAATAAATTTTCTATTGCCGTATGATCATCCCAATCGGTTGTTTCATAACTATTTTGAAAATCATCAAACTGGCTCTTTGCCGCGTTATAAGAATTATTCGCATCAGTCAGAGTCTGGGAATCAAGCGCGCCCAAAAGATAAGCATAAGGACGGTCGCTGCTTGAATAATCGTTAAACCCAAGGATGCCGTCCGCGAGCATAATCGCGGAACGCATCTGCGATAATGTGCCGGCAAGCGCAGTGCGCGCGTTAATATATGCATTATCCAGATTTTGCTTGCTTTGATTATCTTCAACATCCTGATTCGCGAGCGATTCATTATACGCGCGTTGCGCGCTTTCATAACTCAATTTTGAATTTTCATATTGAATTTCCGCGCGCTTTGTATTTCCATCCATGGCGGCCTTGGTATCTTCAAGCGTATCCAGGGAATTCTGATAAGCAATCCTGGCGGATTCCAATGAATTATTGTAAGAAATCATCTCGTCCGCAGTCGGTCCGGCAAGCTTGGCGCCAAGATTGGCCTGCGCGATCTTTAATGAATCCATGGCCGTATCAACGCTGCCTTCCAAGTCAGCCGGATCGAGCTCGGCCAAAATATCGCCGGCTTTAACCGCTTGTCCGGCCTTGACATTAAGCGCCGTAATTACCGCGGATGCCTTTGGCAAAACATCGACTTGGCTTACGGAATAAACCTGTCCACTGCCCGATACGATGGAGATCACGGATGATTTTTCTACGGCCGCCAATGCATAGTTCGTCAAACCGGCCCCGGCGTCTTGAGAGGAAAAATAATAATAAACACCGCCGACTAGGCCGGCCGTGATTATGATGCAAAATATTTTATGCCTGAAAAAAAATCTAAACGGATTTTTTTTCTTTTTGGTGATAATTTGTTCGTCCATAGTCAATAATACGCTTAATTAATCCCCGGTCTTCATCTTAGGGCATGGGCGGCAATCTCGGTTCAAGACGTCGAAAAAATCCCTGCCCCGGCTCCATCGGCATGATTGCCGAGGCGTTGAATACATGGTCCGGCAATTCCTTGCCAAGGAATAGCGCCGGCATGCCGGTTTTAACGCGCGAATGATCTTCAATATCATGTGTAATAACCATCCACATATCACGCTTTAAATCCATTATTGTCATCCGGTCCGGTTCAATGGAAGTAATTAATCCGGAAAGCCGGCCTTCATCCGGACTTGACCAAACGCGAAGATGCGGATTCATGACGCGATCATAAAACGGCGCTTTCCTGCCAAGAAAGTTATCAATCTTTGGGCTAAATCCCATGAAATTAAAAAATATTCCAATCATTACACTCAAAAAAAGTACGCCGAACAATACTGTCGGCATTGATAATCGATACCCCTTTTTCGTATGTCTGAAATTGAAATAGACCGCCAAGGTAAAAATAATCAACAGCAGAATCCAAAAAAGCGGAATGCCGGCCAGAATAAATTTCATGACGCCGTAATCAATACGGCGATAAATTTCCCAGCCGCTAAATCTGGACATAAATATAACTAAGCTCACAAAAACGCCGCCAATCAAAAGACAAGCAATCGCGCTCACCCAAAGCGCATAATCCTTGAGTATGAATTGCCATCGCGGCTTGGGCGTCAGCTTACTGTCTTTGATTGCACCCAGAACCTCTTGATCAAAATTATTATTCATCATATTTATAAATTAATATTCATTTTACGCAAAGCATCGCGAAATTCTTTTTTGGCTTTATCCAGCATTGAGCCGACTGTTCCAACCGGTTTTTTAATAATGTCAGATATCTCCTGATAACTTTTATCCTCAATGAATTTGAGGACCAATATATCGCGAAATTTCTCTTTCAGGCCGCCGAGCACAATGCTTACTTTATCCTTCAGGAGCTGCCGATCGGCGCTTTTTTGCATGTCCAAGCCGGAAATCAATCGGTTGATAAGCTCGTCATCTAACGGCATGGAATAACCTTCGGGCCGGGCCAAGGTTTTTCGATGCCGGCTGATAACCTCATGGCGCGCGATTGAATAAAGCCAGGACGAAAACTTGAGATCCGGGTCATAGCCGTTTAAATTCAGATAGGTCTTTAGAAATACTTCCTGCAGAACGTCCTCGGCATCTTCGTCGCATATATTAGTAATACGCTTTATGTAGGAGAATATCTTCAGTTTATATCGTTGAACGATATATAAAAAATAATCCTGGTCCCCCAGGGTTAATTCCACCAGCTCCTGATCCGTCTTTTTTTCAATGTCGCCAGGATTTATGTTCACACATTATACTAATACGCAGTAAATAAATTATTCTTCATTTTGTCTTCTTGACCAAATTCGTGAATTATTCTATATTTTAATTATCGACCTGAGTGTAGTTCCCGAGTTGCCTCGGGGGCGAACAACGAGGCGCCGATGGGGCGCCTACAAGAGCCGCTTGGCTCAGAGACTCAGTCCCGCTTCCAGCCGACCTTGGCTGGATTTTTTAAATTAATTTATGTTTCTCCAGAACGATTTGCCCGTAGGCACGTTCCGCTTCTATTCTATCAATTCCGAATTTTTGCAGATGAATAACAACCTTCTCAATCTTTTTGTAGTTGCCGACAAATCCGGAAATATTCTCCTCCAAGCCGACAAACGTGTAAATTCTGTTCCACACCAGTTTACGTTTCATGAATTTATCAACTGAATGTTTTGTGATTTGCCAGATCTCGCCATCAATCCCGAACCGGCAATATAACCACAGCTGCAGAAAGTGAAAAACATCCTCATATTCTTCAGCCATGCCGGCACGACTGAATTTCACCATCTCAATGGCGAGTTCCTTGATTTCAGAAAGTATGTTCCTGAAAGTAATTTTTCCGCCGTCGGTGTATTCTTTTACGTATTGGCTGATTTTCATAAATTAACTGAAATTATTCGCCATTATGGAATAATTTTATGCACTCTTCTCGCATAAAGTCCTGTACCCACTCAATCTTT
Protein-coding regions in this window:
- a CDS encoding HlyD family efflux transporter periplasmic adaptor subunit — translated: MDEQIITKKKKNPFRFFFRHKIFCIIITAGLVGGVYYYFSSQDAGAGLTNYALAAVEKSSVISIVSGSGQVYSVSQVDVLPKASAVITALNVKAGQAVKAGDILAELDPADLEGSVDTAMDSLKIAQANLGAKLAGPTADEMISYNNSLESARIAYQNSLDTLEDTKAAMDGNTKRAEIQYENSKLSYESAQRAYNESLANQDVEDNQSKQNLDNAYINARTALAGTLSQMRSAIMLADGILGFNDYSSSDRPYAYLLGALDSQTLTDANNSYNAAKSQFDDFQNSYETTDWDDHTAIENLLNQAPDALRAMHQLSHDVYMVLINTVSATSLTQNTLDSYRSSASSYESAMLSAMASMQTATQNITNANLDYTAFLISGGNNQVDAESALQSAENNFTSAQSTYEQSLLDIKESLDSAESDVVSKKMSLENAQAQYNANIAPPREVDVAPTRIQVEQAQKTYDKAVGALDYAHVRAPFDGIVATVSQAVGDSASPSAPLLTIISPAQTAVVSLNEVDAARVHVAQKVTLTFSAIDELTITGVVEEIDSIGTVSQGVVSYSVKITFDMQDERIKSQMSVSADIVSDARMDVLVVPNAAVKSDQSGQNYVEVIDTGAASSSAGVIATKNLPQQKAITVGLVDDTNTEITSGLSQGEFIVVSTMSDNSASAGARSASGMSAFGGAEAMIR
- a CDS encoding sigma-70 family RNA polymerase sigma factor, which codes for MNINPGDIEKKTDQELVELTLGDQDYFLYIVQRYKLKIFSYIKRITNICDEDAEDVLQEVFLKTYLNLNGYDPDLKFSSWLYSIARHEVISRHRKTLARPEGYSMPLDDELINRLISGLDMQKSADRQLLKDKVSIVLGGLKEKFRDILVLKFIEDKSYQEISDIIKKPVGTVGSMLDKAKKEFRDALRKMNINL